A genome region from Diorhabda carinulata isolate Delta chromosome 2, icDioCari1.1, whole genome shotgun sequence includes the following:
- the LOC130890834 gene encoding LIM/homeobox protein Lhx3 isoform X3, whose product MISGNRDEKSGLEIEMFRVPPISLDDIPEVLLSTIPKCGGCHELILDRFILKVADRTWHAKCLLCTECRVQLTDKCFARNGQLFCKEDFFKRFGTKCASCELGIPPTQVVRRAQDNVYHLQCFACIMCARQLNTGDEFYLMEDRKLVCKPDYEAAKNKAAECLDGDQPNKRPRTTITAKQLETLKTAYNNSPKPARHVREQLSQDTGLDMRVVQVWFQNRRAKEKRLKKDAGRTRWSQYFRSMKGGSSPRHDKLLDKDEMKVDLDSFSHHDLSDDSYGTVVNMGIDQDVSSPHSGIGRPSFLHGATSPSYLPGHASPHGHDHFSSYPDQLSVYASLGQGAHTGLSLTHNIPTGADTDISNDSSPRGYPDFPPSPDSWLGEPSSAHY is encoded by the exons ATGATTAGTGGGAATAGGGATGAAAAGAGCGGTTTGGAAATTGAGATGTTTCGTGTACCACCGATATCATTGGATGATATTCCTGAGGTGTTACTAT cgACGATACCGAAATGCGGCGGTTGTCACGAACTAATTTTGGACAGATTCATACTGAAAGTTGCTGATAGAACATGGCACGCGAAATGTCTTCTATGCACCGAATGTAGGGTACAATTAACGGACAAATGTTTTGCTAGGAACGGACAATTATTCTGCAAGGAAGATTTTTTCAA ACGATTCGGCACGAAGTGTGCGAGCTGTGAGCTGGGGATCCCGCCGACGCAGGTCGTCAGAAGGGCGCAAGACAACGTCTATCATCTACAATGTTTCGCGTGCATCATGTGTGCGAGGCAGCTCAACACCGGAGACGAGTTTTATCTCATGGAGGACAGGAAGTTGGTGTGCAAACCCGACTACGAAGCAGCGAAAAACAAag CTGCAGAATGTTTAGACGGAGATCAACCGAACAAAAGGCCTCGAACGACAATAACAGCAAAACAATTAGAAACATTGAAGACGGCGTACAATAATAGTCCGAAACCTGCCAGACATGTTAGGGAGCAACTTAGTCAAGATACGGGGTTAGATATGAGGGTAGTTCAAGTTTGGTTTCAAAATAG AAGGGCGAAAGAGAAAAGGTTGAAAAAGGATGCGGGAAGGACGAGGTGGAGTCAATATTTTAGATCAATGAAAGGAGGTTCCTCACCTAGACACgataaattattagataaagACGAAATGAAAGTTGATCTAGATAGTTTTAGTCATCATG atcTAAGTGACGATAGCTACGGTACTGTTGTAAATATGGGAATAGATCAAGACGTATCTTCACCACATAGTGGAATAGGAAGACCTTCATTCCTCCACGGGGCAACCTCTCCTTCATATCTACCTGGACATGCTTCTCCTCACGGCCACGATCACTTTTCTTCATATCCAGATCAACTCTCAGTGTACGCCAGCTTAG GTCAAGGCGCACATACAGGTTTGTCGTTAACTCACAACATCCCTACAGGAGCAGACACTGATATCAGCAACGATAGTAGTCCGCGTGGATACCCCGACTTTCCCCCCAGTCCTGATTCTTGGCTAGGCGAACCGTCCAGCGCACACTACTGA